ACATACAAATTTAGAGCTGGGCATTTGTCATTTGCAGATCTTGTAATGGTATGTACTGATGTGGGGATTAGTCTAATTTTGATTCTATACTTGAGCTTAAGTGCAATCATATTACCAGGACACTTCTCTCTCATTGTCATATTTGATTTTGAAACCAAGGAAATTTTAATAGGTTGGACTCGATGAATTGTTTTGGTTGAAATCGCCAGCAAGCACACCTTaagatttttttgtttgttttggatCCCATGCTACAAAGGAAACAATATTTaagaaaaatttctaaaattttgaattatgcacaattcCTTGACCTAAAATCACTCAAAATGTGACGGTTTAATTGTGGAAATGATGACCCATGCTTACACTTACCCATACTGCCTCAAGCCCTGGACACTCCATGAACCAGGAGGCTCGATCGATCTCTTCCTTAATCATCACAGTCCAAAAACAATATGACCAGTGCACCGACGCGCCCCTCTACGTGTAACTCAGCAGCGCACACAGCCGAGACTTTCCTTGATCGTTTCGGCACGCTCATGAATCATGATGGGTTCCACTGACCCACTGAGACATCAGTCTGGCCATGTTCACATAGTAAAAAGCGCAACACGTCACATCAGTCTGGCCATGTCCGTACCGTCCGATGCGCCACGCGCCGTCTCGATCGGCTGCTAGTGGAGCTCTGTGTCTGCGCGCACCCATGCTTGATGCTTCCGCGTTGCACACCTACTACTACTACGTGCCGCAGACGGCCTATAAGACGCACCGTCGACCAGCCCATTCTCCACAACCCAGGCACCAGCCAGCTCCTCACCTACGCACAGTCTCACAGACACTGCGCGAGAGCAGCTTCACTACTTCCCTCCCATCCGAGCCCAAGAAGCAACAATGGTGGCGTCGAAGGCCACCATCGTCTGCTTCATGGTCGTGACCCTCGCAGCGGCGCTGCTGGCGGCGCCGGGCGTGGTGGAGGCGGTGACGTGCAGCCCGACGCAGCTGACCCCGTGCGCGCCGGCCATCATCGGGAACGCGGCGCCGAGCGCGGCGTGCTGCGGGAAGCTGAAGGCGCACCCGGCGAGCTGCCTGTGCAAGTACAAGAAGGACCCCAACCTGCAGCGCTACGTCAACTCCCCCAACGGCAAGAAGGTCTTCGCCGCATGCAAGGTCCGCCTGCCAAGGTGCTGAACTAGCTATTGGTGCCacgagctccatccatctctgtctCCCGCATGACAATGTGGCATGGCCGTTGGTGTAGGTTACGTATACGTGAGGTAATAAAACGAGGGGTGTGTTAGATACTTTATTATTAAATTAAAAAGTAATAAATGCGGACTTATGTCTATGTGTCATGTACTCATGTCCTGTGTATTGAATCATATATATGTCAGAGGAGTAACATAAATATTTTGTTCTACTCCCGAAAAGAAAGGATTACTTTTTTGAAACGGGGAAGAAAATACCAGTAATAAACTAGATAAAACAGCCCGTGTCATTGCGGAAATTCATAGCAATAAATTTTTTTATAATAAAATCAGAAATATGAGAGTAATACCTCATATCAAAGGTAGCAGGCTTGTGGCTTCAAGTGTCTAGCCTTCTTGGTGCGTTACAATGACTTgggccaaaaaaaacaaaaaaaaatgatgtGGAGAGGTTGCATGTGCTTGTTGATGCAGAGGATTTGCATGTATtgaaaaatgaaaatgaaagtGAAGTGCTTGTATGTGCTTAATAATGCGGGTGACTTCACAAATCCTTAAGAATAGAGGACGCCATGCTTGCTTCATGTCTGTACTTAGCACAAGGGTGAGCCGTAAAAAACAACAATGAAATTGTTTGGAAGAAATGTTGGATTGAAACAATGGTCGATACCAAGTGCTAGGAACCTCCTCTAGTCTCTCGATTGAATCGTTGATACAAATTACATGGGAAATGTGCAACGTCTCGAGGTAGACTCGTGCGGCTTCCTGATAATCCAATTGGATGCCCAAATTGAACATATTACACGTATATATGTAGGCCATGGAATAAGTGTTGTGTTTTACTAGACTCAATCTTATCCGACGAAGCGCTTGTCGATCAGGTCAGGCTACCCTCTTCGCCAGTGGCGGATCCAGCCCAAAATGCTAGGGTGTGGCAAAGGCGAGTTGGGCCAGGATTTCTCTAATTATTTCCCTTTTTCCAATGGGCTGGGCCAAGATTTTACGATGGTGCCCGCTCCACCCTACACCCTGCTGGATCCGTCCTTGCTCTTCGCCCGTTCGGTACGGTTGAAGCCATTGGTAGTATATCTTCAGTGTGGACAGAGTCAGGGAAACAATTATCGGGCATGTTACAAAAAGCCATAAAGACATTACCAAAGTATTAAAATTAGAAAAGGATAAACAAGAAAGGGAAAGGAGGACGACATATGCACTTGAAGAAGCTCTTTAAGCTTGAGACATGAAAACCAGCATTAAGAAGATAACCAGAAGCAGTACCCTGAGGAGTGGAACTACCGTCATCAAAGGCCCTCACCAATTGAGACCTTGCAAAACATAACAACATCAACATTTGGCTTAGCGACCATATCCACTAGCTGGCCATTGGGAGATGATGCAAATTGTCGAGGGGGCTTGCGCCTCTAAAATAACATCACAAACACAACGCTAGCTTTATCACCATGCCATCACTTTGTGGTGATCTGCAAACACCATCAAAGGGCAGTGCAAAACCGATATTCCAGCAAACAACACGAACTACACTTCACAAAAATGAGGGTGTCCATATACACTGTTGATCACAAGCTCCACCATGGGTACAAAGCTACACTTCACAAAAATGAGGGTGTCCATATACACTGTTGAAAGGCACATATCATATTACCAGGAACATGAAGCTCACTGCACTACCATTGACCATCACCATTGGACGAAGTAGAGCATGGGTGGCAGTACATGAGCAACTTGAGTGGGAGAGATGGTCTTCGTAAGCTCAAGTGGGTGGAAGAGATGGTAGCATTGGGATGCCATGCGGTGTCGCCGCTGAACAGCTCATCAACACTGTCCTCGAAGAATGTGATGGACCACGTAAATGCCAAAGATGGTGGCCCATGTGGCATATTCAGGAAGTTGTAACAACGCTTGAGGGCACCATAGTCACAGAGCTTTCTCTTGGGACCAGGGATGGATCTAGGGGGGCAAACTAATCACCTCCTAGGCTTAACCGAACCCTCTATATACATTAGATCATATCACAAGGCAAGGGGACAAATTATACTATTTTCTGTTTTATCACTGGAACTGAAGTGCACACACATAGTGGCCTTGGGCAATTTGTGGTACTTGCATGATTACATTTCATAACAATCTgcaagtgtgtgtgtgtatatTGTATCCTTCAATATATATTCTTGGTCCGGTATCCGTTAATATTTTGGTACATATCTTCAAGTGCAGGGTCTAAACGATATCTTGCTAGAGGTTTCTAGGGTATGACTATGTATACAGAAATAAAGAATAGAAGGCTGCATAAGGTATTTATGAGAAGCTTGTCATTGAATCATTGGCATTGTTAGTTTGCTCAATTTTCATGGTCAGACGTGTCCTACATATTCTCTGGGTTTTGTTTTGACGTGACTAAGTAGTACATACTCCGTAGGTAATGAGATCAAAATAGCATCACCTCTAACAAACACAAATAAACATTTGCACATTTCGTTTCTTTGTTTGGTCCATAGTTTACATAAAACTGGAATTCAATCTTTAAAGTAGAGATGACATGCACCTGTAACCTGCTCCAAACTAGCCCAACCAACTACGATTTATGCATTCTTTTGTTGACTTGAAAATTTTGCTATAGAAGATTAGATACATGTTATAAATATATACTAGTAAGACCATGCACAAAATATAAAATTTTAGTATAAATATTATTTACTTTAACTCCTTCGACATTTATTGGAAATTTAATTCAGTATGGCCTATGCCAATATTTCACAATcacatatcactagtagaaaaagggccatttgtcccggttcataaggcccatctgtcccggttggggaactgggactaaagggtcgttagtaatgccctaggcctttagtcccggttcttataccaaccgggacagatgggcctccacgtggccgctccggcgagcccaggcaggagggcctttggtcccggttggtagcaccaatcgggaccaataagcttccacgcgtcagcatttcatgggctggtttttttgaaaggaggtggtttaggtgttttgggggttaatttaggttgttataggtagctaatagagagatgtgtcctctcttatctccgtgctactgctactgctatgcctaaacatgacttagattgaagtgaggcaacatgtggtgcatgtcgaaagtaatactaatcctaacttgatcaagtttggattagtactactttcaacatgcaccacatgcatgttgccttcacttcaatccaatccatgttcatttcacccacagatatataataactcttcatgctcgcatcatgcatcatcataataacaagtcctactaatcatcatcatacaacttctactcgttattaataacaagtcatacgatcatcatcctgacagtcatcgaaccaaccgtacttaattgttcttagcacatgatcatcagtattatgcaggacctaaataccctatttaaggtaaaatagcataaaacaatatagaccctgactctccattatggagaatggagatcatcctgtctccaattcttgcgcggcgcttccttttgcttccaagaacctccttacgactgtccatacatttttttcattctctgattagcatgtctccacttctcttagaaatccggtatggacagttgagattcgtaggatgacctggatatatgttcaagacacgaaggctgccattctgatacatcaaatgaggcacacaattctctgggattctccgttgaaaaacatagtaataactttatagttagcaatgatgtactagttttaaaagtatgcaaaagatgcacggatgtcgtaatagtaaaaaatcttaccagggtatctccatggtaattaccgtagttcaacacgtgcactagtggcacgtattgaccataatgttgaggagtttgattgtagatattgtaattctcaagatcagtacaaaatccgaccagatgatttttctcctgataagttaactcggagccatcggtgtagtgggttttgtctaccatgttccgcacattgtttgaacaatcaaaataagctgtcaatggaaataagctgttaactattttgaaataaacaatataaattagttaataattaactatgtttgagaaactcacatagcggtagaactggaggcatatcaacaaggacccaaatgtccatattgtcttggtcgatgtaaggatcaccaagatccatggtgacaagcataccctcatcaaaaccatacatcttgcaaaatgcttcccaatttttgcaaccaaaatgggttacgctctcagcattatacagatttacttcaaaatccacatcatgatgggtccttaggtgaattttcttcgtttcaaaattttcatggtcttgaaaatccatcctctccaagacatagtgtcttgcatggcatgggataagctatactcgaattgtaaaagacgaaaattacacgttgaaatagttgaagtcgtgcttaattacgaaaaaaacacttgtcgccgttgcgtaccgtttcaacaccGAAGGTcttctcgagcttaatgctgaagcgccgatcatcgtccaggtgaggcctgtcgcacaaacctcgatcgtcgtggcaccagccgcactccctcgggagactttcgtcgtccgatgatgacatttcctacgttcataattcaaagattaaacttgtataatgaaatatatgtactacaaaaactaaattagatcattattattcatcacgggttgactatcggtttgtcgagtcttttcttgaaaactctcagctcacgtggtgtatacattcgaccgttggtgatggtcgctcctccatttgtccccgagtgcattacaccaaaatgtctagcacacgggaacgaaggagaagcgacccccacgacaacagtcgggattcttcgtcctctcatatatatatggtggaactctccctcactgattcctctctgacatttgtgaccgtcggtgatggtagctcctcctttcgttcccgagtgcattacaccaaattgtcacgcacacgggaacgaaggagaagctaccccacgacaacagtcggaattcttcgtcctctcatatatggtggagactcgacagacttaaagtcaacccgaaatatcgtttaattatctttctaaaaaaggatttggctggtctcacctcgaggtcggagggggtcggtgacagggacgacggcggggatgatggaagggggctcctagatttctgcaacaacaaaaaccctataagctatcaactaatcatatgcatatgccttgcatagtgctctcccattttagcattcaaagtaggagtagttttccaatttgagcattcaataaggaaaaccaaatcgtaaaataaagtagtattcaaattagcatgcattcaattataagcaaaactacatcatctcttccgtccgtacatcatcgaatattatcactaatacacctcgaatactatcagacatatatatagcatcgctagtacagctagaaccgtagcgcccgacgggtatcggcacgggcggtggacacccaaagggaaggaaccatcacaggatcatagctccagtgagatccctgaagaacctgccaggtattgtcgaacctgccctccaacgcaaccatgtagcgacgaacgtgctggtcctcctcgctgacacggtgacgtaccacctccgcggtgtccggaagcctaggcaacgtcactggcccatgcgaccgccaccaaacaaggatcggatCAACGACggactggctcctcaccaacctacgcccctcggaaagtagcacctcccaataccagcccggcggagcccagtcccggacatggcccctctgatcaagccggcctcctctgccgagtcgacgacgaggatgcgggataggcatcgtcgacgtcgatgcgggaataattgcttgaactaaaaaataaactagttctattcattttcttgctaaaaataaactacttctatatacagtaaaataaagtagttttattaaatcaactagttcaactactaagcattactataaataaaataaagtagtacttactaaaaatgaactacttctatagtaaaataaagtagttttattaaatcaactagttcaactactaagcacttactataaataaaataaagtagtacttactaaaaataaacttgtttaactagttctattatttatcgaccccccctcatgtcgaagttatcggggagggggtatatcaacaacgacatacccgataaaaaataagaagaggaagaagaagaaaaaaaaggagaagaagaaaaaaaaaaggagaagaagaaggaatagaggagaagaagaaaaaaatagattaatctattttttcttctcctctaatccttctccttctcctctttttttcttcttcttcgtcctcttcttatttttcttcttcttccttcttcctcttttcttcctcttttcttctttccttAATTTCTTTCCTCGACGACCCTAACCCTAAACAGTACAACTAACTACAACGACTTCGCTTGCATACATATGAACAAATATGAtcgatcatctatgaacaatataaaaacatcatatgatatatgaacaaaaaaatcacatctatgaacaaaaaaaatcatctaatcatatattttttacgacggccagggcggcggcggcgggcggcagggcaggggcgcgggggccgGGGCTCACTAGGGGCGGcgtcggggaaggggcggcgcggacCGGGCGGTGAcgacgcggggcggcgcggcgatggcgtcggggcaggggcggcgcgcggcgacgacgttgGGGCAgggtgcggcgacggcgtcggggcaggggcgcgcgcggcgatggcgtcggggcaTGGGAGCacgcggcgatggcgtcggggcaGTGGGAAGAAGAACTGAACCGAAAATTTCacaagtgtggcttatatagacag
This DNA window, taken from Triticum aestivum cultivar Chinese Spring chromosome 1D, IWGSC CS RefSeq v2.1, whole genome shotgun sequence, encodes the following:
- the LOC123175215 gene encoding non-specific lipid-transfer protein 2, which gives rise to MVASKATIVCFMVVTLAAALLAAPGVVEAVTCSPTQLTPCAPAIIGNAAPSAACCGKLKAHPASCLCKYKKDPNLQRYVNSPNGKKVFAACKVRLPRC